The following coding sequences lie in one Lolium perenne isolate Kyuss_39 chromosome 2, Kyuss_2.0, whole genome shotgun sequence genomic window:
- the LOC127335116 gene encoding ATP-dependent RNA helicase SUV3L, mitochondrial isoform X1, whose protein sequence is MAATIAAVLIRRSTSSPYRRLLLPIFSHLQRPAPQPTSPWIPPHHRHRLFSSDAPADPDRNLPPLDPKQLWHELSTAEPAAGSSRLPKATWDDVVALTRDFAKNPTMADQALALYIPASAFPTYARHFRHFLPPRLSQESADRLLSLPAEDAHALLLQAFTEYCVTNHADELRQNKSVMAAADLTAPHTWYPFARAMRRRVVYHCGPTNSGKTHNALARFSAARSGVYCSPLRLLAMEVFDKVNALGVYCTLRTGQEVKEVPFANHVTCTIEMLSTEDLYEVAVVDEIQMMADPTRGYAWTRAVLGLKADEIHLCGDPSVLKIVRKVCADTGDDLEVHQYERFKPLVVEAKSLLGDLKNVRAGDCIVAFSRREIFEVKLAIEKFTKHKCCVIYGALPPETRRQQAKLFNEQDNEYDVLVASDAVGMGLNLNIRRVVFYSLSKYNGDRMVPVAASQVKQIAGRAGRRGSVYPDGLTTTFLLDDLEYLIECLQQPFEEAKKIGLFPCFEQVEMFASQFPDLTFTELLDKFSDNCRIDNTYFMCQQDSIKKVANMLERVQGLSLKDRYSFCFAPVNIRDPKAMYHLLRFATHYSKSRRVSIAMGMPRGSATNDTELLDLETKHQVLSMYLWLSHHFEEDNFPHAQKAEEMAVNIADLLGKSLAKASWKPESRQQTRQRREENEESDSNVENMSDDDAKSVSKVGYERPRSLPKKNSRKRHDRPSQNSSSLNLVA, encoded by the exons ATGGCCGCCACCATCGCCGCCGTGCTAATCCGCCGCTCCACCTCCTCCCCataccgccgccttctcctccccatcttctcccacctccaACGCCCCGCGCCCCAACCCACATCCCCATGGATCCcaccccaccaccgccaccgcctcttCTCCTCCGACGCACCCGCCGACCCTGACCGGAACCTCCCTCCCCTGGACCCGAAGCAGCTATGGCACGAGCTCTCCACCGCCGAGCCCGCCGCCGGCTCGTCCCGCCTCCCAAAGGCCACGTGGGACGACGTGGTGGCGCTCACCCGCGACTTCGCCAAGAACCCCACCATGGCGGACCAGGCCCTGGCGCTCTACATCCCGGCGTCCGCGTTCCCCACCTACGCGCGCCACTTCCGCCACTTCCTGCCCCCGCGCCTCTCCCAGGAATCCGCCGACCGGCTCCTCTCCCTCCCGGCCGAGGACGCGCACGCGCTCCTCCTCCAGGCATTCACCGAGTACTGCGTCACCAACCACGCGGACGAGCTGCGGCAGAACAAGTCCGTCATGGCCGCGGCCGACCTCACGGCGCCGCACACCTGGTACCCCTTCGCGCGCGCCATGCGCCGGCGGGTGGTCTACCACTGCGGGCCCACCAACAGCGGCAAGACGCACAACGCGCTCGCCCGCTTCAGCGCCGCCAGGTCCGGCGTCTACTGCAGCCCGCTCCGGCTCCTCGCCATGGAGGTCTTCGACAAGGTCAACGCGCTCGGCGTCTACTGCACCCTCCGCACCGGCCAGGAGGTCAAGGAGGTGCCCTTCGCCAACCACGTCACCTGCACCATCGAGATGCTGTCCACCGAGGACCTCTACGAGGTCGCCGTGGTCGACGAGATACAGATGATGGCTGACCCTACCAGGGGCTACGCGTGGACGCGTGCTGTTCTCGGGCTCAAGGCGGACGAGATACATCTCTGTGGTGACCCTAGCGTTCTCAAGATTGTCCGCAAGGTTTGTGCGGATACTGGGGATGATTTGGAGGTGCATCAGTATGAGCGGTTCAAGCCACTTGTCGTCGAGGCAAAGTCGCTCCTGGGCGACCTCAAGAATGTCCGTGCCGGTGACTGCATTGTTGCCTTCTCCCGCAGAGAGATATTTGAGGTGAAGCTGGCAATCGAGAAATTCACCAAGCACAAGTGCTGTGTTATATATGGAGCCTTGCCGCCAGAGACACGGCGCCAGCAAGCAAAGCTATTCAACGAACAGGATAACGAGTACGATGTGCTTGTAGCGAGTGATGCCGTTGGCATGGGCCTCAACCTCAACATTAGGAGAGTTGTGTTCTATAGCCTGTCGAAATACAATGGGGACAGAATGGTACCAGTTGCTGCTTCGCAGGTGAAACAGATTGCTGGGCGTGCTGGCCGGAGGGGCAGTGTTTATCCAGATGGGCTCACGACCACTTTCTTGCTGGATGATTTGGAATATTTAATAGAGTGCCTGCAACAGCCGTTTGAGGAGGCAAAGAAAATCGGCCTTTTCCCTTGCTTTGAACAGGTGGAAATGTTCGCCAGCCAGTTCCCTGATCTTACTTTCACTGAATTGTTGGATAAGTTCAGTGATAATTGCCGCATCGACAACACGTACTTCATGTGCCAGCAGGATAGCATCAAGAAGGTTGCTAATATGCTTGAGAGGGTCCAGGGCCTCTCCCTCAAGGATCGCTACAGTTTTTGTTTTGCACCAGTTAATATAAGGGATCCAAAAGCCATGTACCATCTTCTGAGATTTGCTACTCATTATAGCAAGAGCCGCCGTGTTAGCATCGCGATGGGAATGCCCAGAGGTTCTGCAACGAATGACACTGAACTTCTGGACCTCGAGACCAAGCACCAGGTCCTGTCTATGTATTTGTGGCTGTCACACCATTTTGAGGAAGATAACTTTCCTCATGCGCAGAAAGCTGAGGAAATGGCAGTAAATATTGCTGATTTGCTTGGCAAGTCACTTGCCAAGGCATCCTGGAAGCCTGAATCAAGACAACAAACAAGGCAGAGACGAGAAGAGAATGAGGAGAGTGACAGCAATGTGGAAAATATGTCAGATGATGATGCAAAGAGTGTTTCCAAAGTTGGTTATGAAAGGCCGAGGTCacttcccaaaaaaaattcaag GAAAAGACATGATCGACCCAGCCAGAATTCCTCTTCCTTGAACCTTGTGGCATGA
- the LOC127335116 gene encoding ATP-dependent RNA helicase SUV3L, mitochondrial isoform X2, with protein sequence MAATIAAVLIRRSTSSPYRRLLLPIFSHLQRPAPQPTSPWIPPHHRHRLFSSDAPADPDRNLPPLDPKQLWHELSTAEPAAGSSRLPKATWDDVVALTRDFAKNPTMADQALALYIPASAFPTYARHFRHFLPPRLSQESADRLLSLPAEDAHALLLQAFTEYCVTNHADELRQNKSVMAAADLTAPHTWYPFARAMRRRVVYHCGPTNSGKTHNALARFSAARSGVYCSPLRLLAMEVFDKVNALGVYCTLRTGQEVKEVPFANHVTCTIEMLSTEDLYEVAVVDEIQMMADPTRGYAWTRAVLGLKADEIHLCGDPSVLKIVRKVCADTGDDLEVHQYERFKPLVVEAKSLLGDLKNVRAGDCIVAFSRREIFEVKLAIEKFTKHKCCVIYGALPPETRRQQAKLFNEQDNEYDVLVASDAVGMGLNLNIRRVVFYSLSKYNGDRMVPVAASQVKQIAGRAGRRGSVYPDGLTTTFLLDDLEYLIECLQQPFEEAKKIGLFPCFEQVEMFASQFPDLTFTELLDKFSDNCRIDNTYFMCQQDSIKKVANMLERVQGLSLKDRYSFCFAPVNIRDPKAMYHLLRFATHYSKSRRVSIAMGMPRGSATNDTELLDLETKHQVLSMYLWLSHHFEEDNFPHAQKAEEMAVNIADLLGKSLAKASWKPESRQQTRQRREENEESDSNVENMSDDDAKSVSKVGYERPRSLPKKNSRSEET encoded by the exons ATGGCCGCCACCATCGCCGCCGTGCTAATCCGCCGCTCCACCTCCTCCCCataccgccgccttctcctccccatcttctcccacctccaACGCCCCGCGCCCCAACCCACATCCCCATGGATCCcaccccaccaccgccaccgcctcttCTCCTCCGACGCACCCGCCGACCCTGACCGGAACCTCCCTCCCCTGGACCCGAAGCAGCTATGGCACGAGCTCTCCACCGCCGAGCCCGCCGCCGGCTCGTCCCGCCTCCCAAAGGCCACGTGGGACGACGTGGTGGCGCTCACCCGCGACTTCGCCAAGAACCCCACCATGGCGGACCAGGCCCTGGCGCTCTACATCCCGGCGTCCGCGTTCCCCACCTACGCGCGCCACTTCCGCCACTTCCTGCCCCCGCGCCTCTCCCAGGAATCCGCCGACCGGCTCCTCTCCCTCCCGGCCGAGGACGCGCACGCGCTCCTCCTCCAGGCATTCACCGAGTACTGCGTCACCAACCACGCGGACGAGCTGCGGCAGAACAAGTCCGTCATGGCCGCGGCCGACCTCACGGCGCCGCACACCTGGTACCCCTTCGCGCGCGCCATGCGCCGGCGGGTGGTCTACCACTGCGGGCCCACCAACAGCGGCAAGACGCACAACGCGCTCGCCCGCTTCAGCGCCGCCAGGTCCGGCGTCTACTGCAGCCCGCTCCGGCTCCTCGCCATGGAGGTCTTCGACAAGGTCAACGCGCTCGGCGTCTACTGCACCCTCCGCACCGGCCAGGAGGTCAAGGAGGTGCCCTTCGCCAACCACGTCACCTGCACCATCGAGATGCTGTCCACCGAGGACCTCTACGAGGTCGCCGTGGTCGACGAGATACAGATGATGGCTGACCCTACCAGGGGCTACGCGTGGACGCGTGCTGTTCTCGGGCTCAAGGCGGACGAGATACATCTCTGTGGTGACCCTAGCGTTCTCAAGATTGTCCGCAAGGTTTGTGCGGATACTGGGGATGATTTGGAGGTGCATCAGTATGAGCGGTTCAAGCCACTTGTCGTCGAGGCAAAGTCGCTCCTGGGCGACCTCAAGAATGTCCGTGCCGGTGACTGCATTGTTGCCTTCTCCCGCAGAGAGATATTTGAGGTGAAGCTGGCAATCGAGAAATTCACCAAGCACAAGTGCTGTGTTATATATGGAGCCTTGCCGCCAGAGACACGGCGCCAGCAAGCAAAGCTATTCAACGAACAGGATAACGAGTACGATGTGCTTGTAGCGAGTGATGCCGTTGGCATGGGCCTCAACCTCAACATTAGGAGAGTTGTGTTCTATAGCCTGTCGAAATACAATGGGGACAGAATGGTACCAGTTGCTGCTTCGCAGGTGAAACAGATTGCTGGGCGTGCTGGCCGGAGGGGCAGTGTTTATCCAGATGGGCTCACGACCACTTTCTTGCTGGATGATTTGGAATATTTAATAGAGTGCCTGCAACAGCCGTTTGAGGAGGCAAAGAAAATCGGCCTTTTCCCTTGCTTTGAACAGGTGGAAATGTTCGCCAGCCAGTTCCCTGATCTTACTTTCACTGAATTGTTGGATAAGTTCAGTGATAATTGCCGCATCGACAACACGTACTTCATGTGCCAGCAGGATAGCATCAAGAAGGTTGCTAATATGCTTGAGAGGGTCCAGGGCCTCTCCCTCAAGGATCGCTACAGTTTTTGTTTTGCACCAGTTAATATAAGGGATCCAAAAGCCATGTACCATCTTCTGAGATTTGCTACTCATTATAGCAAGAGCCGCCGTGTTAGCATCGCGATGGGAATGCCCAGAGGTTCTGCAACGAATGACACTGAACTTCTGGACCTCGAGACCAAGCACCAGGTCCTGTCTATGTATTTGTGGCTGTCACACCATTTTGAGGAAGATAACTTTCCTCATGCGCAGAAAGCTGAGGAAATGGCAGTAAATATTGCTGATTTGCTTGGCAAGTCACTTGCCAAGGCATCCTGGAAGCCTGAATCAAGACAACAAACAAGGCAGAGACGAGAAGAGAATGAGGAGAGTGACAGCAATGTGGAAAATATGTCAGATGATGATGCAAAGAGTGTTTCCAAAGTTGGTTATGAAAGGCCGAGGTCacttcccaaaaaaaattcaag GTCAGAAGAAACATGA
- the LOC127329198 gene encoding pentatricopeptide repeat-containing protein At4g21065-like, whose product MLQAIAPAPCTHPAPRHCIALLRLHLAAPSIAVAKQIHARALRAAGVPLSHPLLAKHLLFHLASLRAGAAPLRYAVAILTRLLPEPDPFSLNTVLRIAASRPRVVLELHRRRLAPPDTHTYPPLLQACARLLSLRYGESLHAEAAKNGLAALVFVKNSLVHLYGACGLFESAHRVFDEVFSTESAMAGKGLVAPPHLQDMRARKWAF is encoded by the coding sequence ATGCTCCAAGCAATCGCTCCAGCACCTTGCACGCATCCGGCGCCGCGCCATTGCATCGcgctcctccgcctccacctcgcaGCCCCCTCCATCGCCGTCGCCAAGCAGATCCACGCGCGCGCGCTCCGTGCGGCCGGCGTGCCCCTCTCCCACCCTCTCCTCGCCAAGCACCTCCTCTTCCACCTCGCCTCCCTCCGCGCCGGCGCCGCCCCGCTCCGCTACGCCGTCGCCATCCTCACCCGCCTCCTCCCGGAACCCGACCCCTTCTCCCTCAACACCGTGCTCCGCATCGCCGCGTCCCGCCCCCGCGTCGTGCTCGAGCTCCACCGCCGTCGCCTCGCGCCGCCCGACACGCACACCTACCCGCCGCTGCTCCAGGCCTGCGCACGCCTCCTCTCCCTCCGCTACGGGGAGAGCCTCCACGCCGAGGCCGCCAAGAACGGCCTCGCGGCGCTCGTCTTCGTCAAGAACTCCCTCGTCCACCTCTACGGCGCGTGCGGCCTGTTCGAGAGCGCCCACAGGGTGTTCGACGAGGTCTTCTCCACAGAGAGCGCCATGGCTGGGAAGGGGTTGGTAGCTCCACCACATCTGCAGGACATGCGGGCTCGTaagtgggccttttga